The following nucleotide sequence is from candidate division WOR-3 bacterium.
GCTCAAATACTTCTTCAGAAAAGAAAGAATAATCCTATTCTTGTAGGAGAGGCAGGGGTTGGGAAGACATGTATAGTAGAAGGACTTGCACAATATATAGTAAAACCTGATGCTCATGAAAACTTAAGGAATTTAAGGATTGTTGAAATCAATATGGGAAGTCTTATTGCAGGAACAAGGTATAGAGGTGATTTTGAAGAAAGACTGGAAAATATAATTAAAGAGGCATCTTCTGAGCCAAACATAATTCTTTTCATAGATGAAATACATACAATTGTCGGAGCAGGGGAAGCAGCTGGAGCCCCGCTGGATGCAGCAAATATTCTCAAGCCTGCTTTAGCAAGAGGTGAAATAAAATGTATTGGAGCAACCACTACTAAAGAATATAGAAGATATATAGAGAAAGACGCTGCTCTTGAAAGAAGATTTCAAGTAGTATGGGTAGAGGAACCAACGATTGAGGAAACAGTTGAGATTATCAAAGGGATAAGAAAGAGATTTGAAGCACACTACGGAATATTTATTCCTGATTCAGTAATTGAAATAGCAATTGAACTCTCTGTAAAGTATTTACCTGATCATCGTCTTCCTGACAAAGCAATTGATCTTATTGACCAGGCATGTGCAAGAAAAGCGCTTTTTACTCTTACACCCGGTAAAAAGTTTGAAGAATCTAATGGATTGACAGTAACGGACATAGCACAGGTATTATCAGAAAGATGTAGGATTCCTGTAAAGGAACTTACGGAAGATGAGAAAGAAAGGCTTTTAAGAATGGAAGAATATTTTAGACAAAGAGTTATGGGACAAGAGCATGCTATAAAGACAGTAGCAGAAACAATAAGGAAAGCAAAGACAGGACTTAAAGATCCAAATAAGCCACTTGGTTCTTTTCTTTTTCTTGGAGCAACGGGGACAGGAAAAACAGAGCTTGCAAAAGCATTGGCAGAATTTTTGTTTCACTCTGAAGAAAGACTTATTGTAATTGATATGTCTGAATATCAGGAAAAGCATTCTGTTGCAAAATTAATTGGTGCTCCTCCTGGTTATGTAGGTTATGAAGAAGAAGGATATCTTACAGGGAAAGTGAGAACCAATCCATATTCAGTAGTTCTTTTTGATGAAATAGAAAAAGCCCATCCTGAAGTTCTTGACCTCTTGCTTCAGATTCTTGATGAAGGTAGACTAACAGATTCTCATGGAAGAAAAGTAAAATTTACAGAAACCATAGTTATTATGACTTCTAATCTTGGAGTATCAACCTTACAAAAAGTTAAAAAAATTGGGATAGTAGTTCAAGATGAAGAAACAAAGGATTATGATTCTTATGAAAAAGTTATTGAAGAAGCAGTAAGAAAAGCTCTGAGACCTGAGC
It contains:
- a CDS encoding ATP-dependent Clp protease ATP-binding subunit; the encoded protein is MKPLSTGAQIAISIAATEAKFIPSPYLENEHVFLGLCKVEDVLTLDEVEGISENQFNDAKREIQNFSNFLRSCGIDPKTARRRLRVIIKYKQPVESNFTGHRSERCREMFNTAERISDEEGKSKIELKHFFHAIMLNPSSILLELFSNLGLKEIIKASLSKEPTYDETIVMEDIKRETEPIEKEKRTPTPFLNKFGRDLTELARQGKLEPCIGRKAEIKKCAQILLQKRKNNPILVGEAGVGKTCIVEGLAQYIVKPDAHENLRNLRIVEINMGSLIAGTRYRGDFEERLENIIKEASSEPNIILFIDEIHTIVGAGEAAGAPLDAANILKPALARGEIKCIGATTTKEYRRYIEKDAALERRFQVVWVEEPTIEETVEIIKGIRKRFEAHYGIFIPDSVIEIAIELSVKYLPDHRLPDKAIDLIDQACARKALFTLTPGKKFEESNGLTVTDIAQVLSERCRIPVKELTEDEKERLLRMEEYFRQRVMGQEHAIKTVAETIRKAKTGLKDPNKPLGSFLFLGATGTGKTELAKALAEFLFHSEERLIVIDMSEYQEKHSVAKLIGAPPGYVGYEEEGYLTGKVRTNPYSVVLFDEIEKAHPEVLDLLLQILDEGRLTDSHGRKVKFTETIVIMTSNLGVSTLQKVKKIGIVVQDEETKDYDSYEKVIEEAVRKALRPELLNRIQKKIIFYPLSKETMKKILREKFLPELNKKLLFKNIKVSLTEEALDFIVSKGYSEEYGARNLKRAFEQYVEEPLSERILEGNFKEGDAIEVQMEGESLKFNLGISN